One part of the Nitrospira defluvii genome encodes these proteins:
- a CDS encoding TonB-dependent receptor plug domain-containing protein yields the protein MLVRLRPWSVLFVLLCVIRVPPVWTAAAVADEPPESDPVVQAEEVVVSATKTPLPVSQVTSAVEVITAQDMKRQNIRSVVDALRLAQGVAMFSNGGPGTEVTAKIRGGGANQTLVLIDGAIVNSATVGSYNFANLTTDNIERVEILRGAQSMLWGSDAMGGVINIVTKKGQGPLSATGFMEYGSFASIREGGSVSGKQGIVDYSLSLSRWDMSSFSAVNYRRGATERDSYRNWQGSGRIGVDLPHDGRLDFSMRWMNSDVQLDNLSATAPSDVYGSKIRSQEYVFSGSYEQPVTSWWTQKLTLARSQEASLFLPGTLQRSLVSGAFSTPFGDPNETRVLSNRLEWQHNVQITKLLLLSAGYQFREQQGENDSGLTNRILSSHAGFAQAQFNLWDRVFATAGIRHDSYNVFGDATTYRLTAGYYQKETDTKLRAGYSTGFRAPSMNELYFPNFGNPNLGPEKSQSMDVGIDQYLFSKQIKFTGGLFWNRYRNLITTTFDPVFCAPFSTFGFCPQQLGEASTKGWEAGLSYTYSSDKRFVKSLILQAQYTNTLTRDLDSQSRLPRWPTDQWSATISYQPIDPLWITLIGRYVGSRYNTTGDRQPLPAFDVWSLAVTYDVTKQLQAYLRAENLFNEKYEEIASAGTPIRSVFGGVRVTFGGKS from the coding sequence ATGTTGGTACGTCTCAGGCCATGGTCTGTCTTGTTCGTGTTGCTGTGTGTCATACGTGTCCCGCCTGTGTGGACGGCAGCGGCGGTTGCCGACGAGCCCCCGGAGTCTGATCCTGTCGTGCAGGCCGAGGAAGTCGTGGTCTCGGCCACCAAAACCCCATTGCCGGTAAGCCAGGTGACCAGCGCGGTCGAGGTCATCACGGCGCAGGACATGAAACGACAGAACATCAGGAGCGTGGTGGACGCGCTTCGGTTAGCCCAGGGTGTGGCAATGTTTTCGAACGGCGGGCCGGGTACCGAGGTCACGGCCAAGATTCGAGGCGGCGGGGCGAATCAGACCCTGGTGCTGATCGACGGCGCGATCGTCAACAGCGCCACCGTCGGTAGTTACAATTTCGCCAATCTGACGACCGACAATATCGAACGAGTCGAGATCCTTCGCGGCGCGCAGAGTATGTTGTGGGGCTCCGACGCCATGGGCGGGGTCATTAATATCGTGACGAAGAAGGGACAGGGGCCGCTCTCCGCGACCGGCTTCATGGAGTATGGATCGTTCGCCTCCATCCGTGAGGGGGGATCCGTCTCGGGGAAACAGGGGATCGTCGACTATAGCCTGTCCCTGTCCCGCTGGGACATGTCTTCCTTTTCCGCCGTCAATTACAGGCGGGGGGCGACGGAGCGGGATTCGTACCGCAATTGGCAGGGTTCGGGGCGAATCGGCGTCGATCTTCCGCATGACGGGCGGCTGGACTTCAGCATGCGTTGGATGAACTCCGATGTGCAGCTGGACAACCTGTCGGCTACCGCGCCGAGCGACGTGTACGGCTCGAAGATCCGGAGCCAGGAATATGTGTTCAGCGGGAGTTATGAGCAGCCGGTGACGAGCTGGTGGACGCAGAAGCTGACCCTCGCCCGATCTCAGGAGGCCTCGCTGTTTCTCCCCGGCACGTTGCAACGGAGCTTGGTCAGCGGTGCCTTCAGCACCCCATTCGGAGATCCGAACGAAACGCGTGTGCTCTCCAACCGCTTGGAATGGCAGCATAACGTGCAGATCACCAAATTGTTGCTGCTGAGCGCCGGTTATCAATTTCGGGAGCAGCAGGGTGAGAACGACAGCGGGCTCACGAATCGAATCCTGAGTTCCCACGCCGGATTTGCGCAAGCCCAGTTCAATCTCTGGGATCGAGTCTTCGCAACAGCCGGGATTCGCCATGATAGTTACAACGTCTTCGGCGATGCGACCACGTATCGACTTACGGCGGGGTATTACCAGAAGGAAACCGATACCAAGCTCCGCGCCGGGTATTCGACCGGCTTTCGCGCGCCCAGCATGAACGAGCTGTATTTCCCCAATTTTGGCAATCCCAATCTCGGGCCTGAAAAAAGTCAGAGTATGGATGTGGGGATCGATCAGTATCTGTTTTCCAAGCAGATCAAGTTCACGGGAGGGTTGTTCTGGAACCGGTATCGGAATTTGATCACGACCACATTCGATCCGGTCTTTTGCGCGCCGTTCAGTACCTTCGGGTTCTGCCCGCAGCAGCTTGGGGAAGCCTCGACCAAAGGCTGGGAGGCCGGACTCTCGTATACCTACTCAAGCGACAAACGGTTCGTGAAGAGCCTCATTCTGCAGGCCCAATACACGAACACGCTCACGCGCGATCTGGATAGCCAAAGTCGTTTGCCGCGTTGGCCCACCGATCAGTGGAGCGCCACGATCAGCTACCAGCCCATCGACCCCCTATGGATCACGTTGATCGGTCGGTATGTGGGCTCGCGATACAACACCACCGGAGATCGGCAACCTCTTCCGGCATTTGATGTGTGGTCGTTGGCGGTCACCTACGATGTCACAAAGCAACTCCAGGCTTATCTCCGGGCCGAGAACCTCTTCAATGAGAAGTACGAAGAAATCGCCAGCGCCGGTACGCCGATCCGGTCGGTTTTCGGCGGCGTTCGGGTCACGTTCGGGGGAAAGTCGTGA
- a CDS encoding cysteine-rich CWC family protein, translating into MRGPVSKTCEHCRQPFECVGYQCWCGKIGITEQQMDWIAARFKDCLCPVCLQQVADGTLGPTRTSGANQPG; encoded by the coding sequence TTGAGAGGTCCGGTCAGCAAGACCTGCGAGCACTGCCGGCAGCCGTTCGAATGTGTCGGGTATCAATGCTGGTGCGGGAAAATCGGTATTACCGAACAGCAGATGGATTGGATCGCTGCGCGGTTTAAGGACTGCCTTTGCCCCGTCTGTTTGCAGCAGGTGGCGGATGGGACACTTGGGCCAACGAGGACGTCCGGGGCGAATCAACCAGGTTAG
- a CDS encoding cobyrinate a,c-diamide synthase: MSARPMHRPRLIIAGTHSGAGKTTVTLALLAALKENGLVVQPCKAGPDFIDPGHHQVVTGRPSRNLDGWMLGETVNRAIFSHASADADLSIIEGMMGLFDGSSPTQDKGSTAELAKQLQAPVLLVIDGSAMARSAAAMAFGYAKFDPAVRVVGVLFNRVKSEGHYRLLRDAVRSATDLEVVGYLEPDPAMAIADRHLGLRTAIEEGQGEVYARLAQSATRTIDVNRVIALARSADDLVLPAEPALDLSVSQPQTVRVGVAYDAAFCFYYQDNLEMLKAAGAEIVLFSPLRDATIPDVDLLYFGGGYPELYGEALAANAAIRSAIRAFSERGGAIYAECGGLMYLTQAIRDMAGHRHEMVGVISAEAVMRKAGMTLGYRTVRLTQPCLLGPEGTVLRGHEFHYSLLEPTGELQYVCALSDADGKPVGPDGVMRRKTLALYSHQHFGSCPDVVGHLLGAARRARRDVAPARTA, from the coding sequence GTGAGCGCACGACCGATGCATCGTCCTCGATTGATCATCGCCGGCACCCACAGTGGTGCCGGCAAAACCACCGTCACCTTGGCACTGCTGGCGGCGCTCAAGGAGAATGGTCTGGTCGTGCAGCCGTGTAAGGCCGGGCCGGACTTCATCGATCCCGGCCATCACCAGGTAGTGACCGGTCGGCCGTCGCGCAATCTCGACGGCTGGATGCTTGGCGAAACCGTGAATCGAGCGATATTCTCACACGCGTCGGCTGACGCGGACCTGTCGATCATCGAAGGCATGATGGGGCTCTTCGATGGAAGTTCGCCGACACAGGATAAGGGCAGTACGGCCGAGTTGGCCAAGCAACTCCAAGCTCCGGTGCTGCTGGTGATCGACGGCAGTGCCATGGCCCGTTCGGCCGCGGCCATGGCATTCGGGTACGCCAAGTTCGATCCGGCTGTGCGCGTCGTCGGCGTCCTGTTTAATCGGGTAAAGAGTGAGGGGCATTACCGATTGCTGCGAGATGCGGTGAGATCAGCCACGGATCTGGAGGTGGTCGGGTACCTGGAGCCGGATCCGGCCATGGCCATTGCCGACCGGCATCTCGGCCTGAGAACCGCAATCGAAGAAGGGCAGGGTGAGGTCTATGCCCGACTGGCACAGTCCGCGACAAGGACGATTGATGTGAATCGGGTCATCGCGCTGGCACGATCGGCAGACGACCTCGTGCTGCCGGCTGAGCCGGCGTTGGATCTGTCGGTGAGCCAACCGCAGACAGTGCGGGTCGGGGTGGCGTACGACGCAGCCTTCTGCTTTTATTACCAGGACAACCTGGAGATGCTGAAGGCGGCGGGGGCCGAGATTGTCCTGTTTTCGCCCTTGCGTGATGCCACCATACCGGATGTGGACTTGCTGTATTTCGGTGGCGGGTATCCGGAGCTGTACGGCGAGGCCTTGGCGGCCAATGCTGCCATACGATCCGCGATCCGTGCATTCAGTGAGAGGGGCGGGGCGATTTATGCCGAGTGCGGCGGTCTGATGTATCTGACACAGGCAATCCGTGATATGGCGGGACACCGACATGAGATGGTCGGGGTCATATCCGCTGAGGCGGTGATGCGGAAGGCCGGGATGACGCTGGGGTATCGAACCGTGCGGCTGACACAGCCCTGTCTGCTTGGTCCGGAGGGCACGGTGCTGCGTGGGCATGAGTTCCATTATTCGCTGCTGGAGCCGACGGGCGAACTGCAGTATGTCTGCGCGCTCTCGGATGCGGACGGCAAGCCGGTTGGACCGGACGGGGTGATGAGGCGAAAGACGCTGGCGTTGTATAGTCATCAGCATTTCGGCAGTTGCCCTGATGTGGTGGGGCATCTGCTCGGAGCTGCGCGTCGAGCGCGCCGGGATGTGGCACCTGCGCGAACGGCCTGA
- the cobT gene encoding nicotinate-nucleotide--dimethylbenzimidazole phosphoribosyltransferase gives MMTLDEVVRQIQPVDQQSAAKAQARLDGLTKPLGSLGRLEETAVRYAAITGDVKPNVPRGVVFTFAADHGVAMEGVSAYPSEVTPQMVLNFLRGGAGVNVLARHAGVEVRVVDIGVAHDFAMVPGLIQKKVMRGTRNLRREPAMSRTEAAQALHIGIDLATQAACEGIGLIGTGEMGIGNTTPSAAITAVMTGRAVAEVTGRGTGIDEAGHANKIQVIQDALDRHRPDPADAVDVVAKVGGLEIAGLAGLILGAAAARVPVVLDGFIAGAAALIAVGIQPLCRDYLIASHRSVERGHQAILDHLGLTALLDLDLRLGEGTGACLGMGLVQASIKILTEMATFDEAGVSQRD, from the coding sequence GTGATGACACTCGATGAGGTGGTGCGGCAGATTCAACCGGTCGATCAGCAGAGTGCCGCGAAGGCTCAAGCTCGCTTGGACGGGTTGACCAAACCCCTCGGCAGTCTCGGGAGACTGGAAGAGACCGCGGTGCGGTACGCCGCCATCACCGGCGACGTCAAGCCGAATGTGCCGCGCGGGGTCGTGTTCACGTTTGCTGCTGATCACGGGGTAGCAATGGAGGGCGTGAGCGCCTATCCGAGCGAAGTCACGCCGCAGATGGTCTTGAATTTTCTCCGGGGCGGCGCCGGGGTGAACGTGTTGGCGCGGCATGCCGGGGTTGAGGTTCGGGTGGTGGATATCGGGGTGGCCCATGACTTCGCAATGGTTCCTGGCCTTATCCAGAAAAAAGTCATGCGGGGAACGAGGAACCTCCGGCGCGAACCGGCGATGAGCAGAACAGAAGCAGCGCAGGCGCTGCACATCGGTATCGATCTGGCGACCCAGGCGGCGTGCGAGGGCATTGGGCTCATCGGCACCGGCGAGATGGGAATCGGCAATACGACGCCGAGCGCCGCAATCACGGCCGTGATGACCGGTCGGGCCGTGGCCGAGGTCACGGGACGTGGCACCGGCATCGACGAAGCCGGTCACGCCAATAAGATTCAGGTCATTCAAGACGCGTTGGATCGACATCGTCCAGACCCGGCTGATGCGGTCGATGTGGTGGCGAAGGTGGGCGGACTGGAAATTGCCGGATTGGCCGGGCTGATCCTGGGGGCTGCGGCGGCGCGGGTCCCGGTGGTGTTGGATGGATTTATTGCCGGTGCAGCTGCATTAATTGCCGTGGGGATCCAGCCGCTCTGCCGAGACTACCTCATCGCCTCGCATCGATCGGTTGAACGGGGGCACCAGGCGATTTTAGATCACCTCGGCCTCACGGCGCTCTTGGATCTCGACCTGCGGCTTGGTGAAGGTACGGGGGCCTGCCTTGGCATGGGGCTGGTACAAGCCTCCATCAAGATTCTCACCGAGATGGCAACCTTTGACGAAGCGGGCGTTTCGCAGCGTGACTAA
- the cobU gene encoding bifunctional adenosylcobinamide kinase/adenosylcobinamide-phosphate guanylyltransferase → MPPASKSGRPRRRSQSRLILVLGGAASGKSQVALDKAGRKGPKAFVATGQALDGEMKARIDRHRATRAADWSTAEVPCALGDWFRSEGSGYRTIVVDCLTLWMSNVCGRRIVGKDLTSAVDELIQAIRRTPARVVLVSNELGYGLVPTSRDARAFRDLAGRINQQFAAAADEVYFVIAGQSLRLK, encoded by the coding sequence ATGCCCCCGGCAAGTAAGTCAGGGAGACCGCGCCGGCGTTCCCAGTCTCGTCTCATTCTAGTCCTGGGAGGAGCGGCCTCGGGAAAAAGCCAGGTGGCGTTGGACAAGGCCGGTCGTAAGGGACCGAAGGCGTTTGTGGCGACCGGGCAGGCACTCGATGGCGAAATGAAGGCCCGTATCGATCGGCACCGTGCGACCAGGGCGGCTGATTGGTCCACTGCGGAAGTTCCTTGCGCGTTGGGCGATTGGTTTCGATCGGAGGGTTCCGGGTATCGCACGATTGTGGTGGATTGCCTGACCCTGTGGATGAGCAATGTCTGCGGCCGCCGCATTGTCGGGAAAGATTTGACCAGCGCCGTGGACGAATTGATACAAGCGATTCGGCGGACTCCGGCTCGGGTCGTCCTGGTGAGCAACGAGCTGGGATATGGATTGGTGCCGACCAGCCGGGATGCGCGCGCTTTTCGTGACCTCGCGGGCCGAATCAATCAGCAGTTTGCCGCTGCGGCCGACGAAGTCTATTTTGTCATCGCCGGACAATCGCTTAGGCTGAAATAA
- a CDS encoding ABC transporter substrate-binding protein — MGWGIGEDDGAGNPQGSTLALGIFYLLAVRPIPVRRSLTGILGVVCYVLLACVSLAFAQSPEDDAVMKRRQQGILTGMPFMANITPRTFVDDAGRKLYVAKAPARVVSLAPSITEMLFALGLDEQIVGVTEFCNFPEAAKTKSKVGYANPNLESLIALRPELIVAPREFHRANVLAKLEELKIPVLLLDATSLESIFSHLHTLGRIFDRSTAAHAMTLAMRNRMAELTARTEHLARVRVLYVINSQPLITVGPGSYIHQMIGLAGGLNIASEAKAPYPRLTMETVLKEDPEVLLFPRGSIETVPRSEQEAWRRWTTVTAVRENRLRDVSADALNRPGPRVMEGLEALARAIHPEAFASEPVPVQP, encoded by the coding sequence GTGGGCTGGGGAATAGGCGAGGATGATGGTGCGGGTAATCCTCAGGGTTCCACGTTGGCCCTGGGGATTTTTTATTTGCTCGCCGTTCGCCCGATCCCCGTTCGCCGAAGTCTCACCGGAATTCTTGGAGTCGTCTGCTATGTGTTGCTCGCCTGTGTATCGCTCGCGTTTGCGCAATCTCCGGAGGATGATGCGGTGATGAAACGCCGTCAACAAGGCATCCTTACGGGCATGCCGTTCATGGCCAATATTACGCCGCGCACGTTTGTCGACGACGCGGGGAGAAAACTCTATGTGGCCAAGGCGCCCGCGCGAGTCGTCTCGCTGGCGCCCAGCATTACGGAGATGCTATTTGCGTTGGGGCTGGATGAGCAGATTGTCGGGGTGACCGAGTTTTGTAACTTTCCAGAGGCAGCCAAGACGAAATCCAAGGTCGGCTACGCCAATCCCAACCTTGAATCGCTGATCGCGCTTCGACCCGAGTTGATCGTCGCGCCTCGCGAGTTTCATCGGGCGAATGTCCTGGCCAAGCTGGAAGAACTGAAAATTCCCGTGCTGCTCTTGGATGCGACGTCGCTGGAAAGTATTTTTTCGCATCTGCATACGTTGGGGCGCATTTTTGATCGCTCCACGGCCGCCCATGCGATGACGCTGGCGATGCGCAACCGGATGGCGGAACTCACCGCCAGAACCGAACATCTAGCACGCGTTCGGGTCTTGTACGTCATCAACAGCCAACCGCTGATCACGGTAGGTCCGGGAAGTTACATTCACCAGATGATCGGGCTTGCCGGTGGACTGAATATCGCCTCGGAGGCGAAGGCGCCCTATCCGCGTCTTACCATGGAAACGGTGTTGAAGGAAGATCCCGAAGTCCTGTTGTTCCCCAGAGGGTCGATCGAAACCGTGCCGCGAAGTGAGCAGGAGGCTTGGAGGCGCTGGACGACGGTGACCGCAGTTCGGGAAAACCGTCTTCGCGACGTGTCGGCCGATGCTCTCAACCGCCCGGGCCCGCGCGTCATGGAAGGGCTGGAGGCGTTGGCCCGGGCGATCCACCCCGAAGCCTTCGCGTCGGAACCGGTACCCGTACAGCCATGA
- a CDS encoding FecCD family ABC transporter permease, which translates to MMPAAGHPMPPAHALTASTLSTGPLPSGPPTVAGDPPVQDLILTPARWWRVMTVLSLVAGLLALVCLQLGTQYIGVGRILGLFALLLFGRPGDEQMVDTAGVILFQVRLPRVALGFLVGSCLASVGVALQALLRNPLADPYVLGVSSGAALGVAVAVLFGIGTTVLALSILPVCGFIGGLVALAMIYRMAATHERLPIHSVLLTGVILNAIFSALIMFITSIMEPNRSFGMMAWLMGSLTAPAYPVLVALSGYLLIGLMLLFKQVRVLNILALGEEPARSLGIDTERVKRFIFLVSALMTGAVVSFSGMIGFIGMIVPHAVRLVLGADHRLLLPASALVGGMFLMAADTVARTLFVPSEVPVGVITALAGGPFFVYLLVWRKDRLA; encoded by the coding sequence ATGATGCCAGCAGCCGGCCACCCCATGCCTCCCGCGCACGCCTTGACTGCATCGACCTTGTCCACCGGTCCCTTGCCATCTGGTCCGCCGACGGTCGCAGGCGACCCGCCGGTTCAGGACTTGATCCTCACACCGGCGCGCTGGTGGCGCGTGATGACCGTACTGTCGCTCGTTGCAGGCTTGTTGGCTCTCGTGTGTCTGCAGTTGGGGACTCAGTACATCGGGGTGGGGCGCATCCTCGGACTCTTCGCGTTGCTGCTGTTCGGTCGACCGGGTGACGAGCAGATGGTCGACACGGCCGGCGTCATTCTGTTTCAGGTCCGGCTGCCGCGGGTCGCACTCGGATTTCTGGTGGGGAGCTGTCTTGCCTCAGTCGGCGTGGCGTTGCAGGCCTTGCTTCGGAATCCGCTCGCCGATCCCTATGTGCTGGGTGTCTCCAGCGGGGCGGCCTTGGGCGTGGCCGTCGCTGTCTTGTTCGGCATCGGAACGACGGTGCTGGCGCTGTCGATCCTGCCGGTGTGCGGATTTATTGGCGGCCTGGTGGCCCTCGCGATGATCTATCGGATGGCGGCGACCCATGAGCGTCTGCCGATTCACTCGGTGCTCCTGACCGGGGTCATCCTCAATGCGATTTTCTCCGCGCTCATCATGTTCATCACTTCCATCATGGAGCCGAATCGGTCGTTCGGCATGATGGCGTGGTTGATGGGGTCGCTCACCGCCCCGGCCTATCCGGTGCTGGTGGCCTTGTCCGGCTATCTGCTGATCGGGCTGATGCTGCTCTTCAAGCAGGTCCGTGTGCTCAATATTCTGGCCTTGGGTGAAGAGCCGGCGCGCTCGCTGGGTATCGACACGGAACGTGTCAAACGGTTCATCTTTTTGGTGTCGGCCCTGATGACCGGGGCCGTGGTGTCGTTCAGCGGCATGATCGGTTTTATCGGCATGATCGTGCCCCACGCCGTCCGTCTCGTGCTCGGAGCCGACCACCGATTGTTGTTGCCGGCCTCGGCCTTGGTCGGCGGCATGTTCTTGATGGCGGCGGACACGGTGGCGCGTACGCTGTTTGTGCCGTCGGAAGTGCCGGTCGGGGTGATCACGGCGTTAGCCGGTGGCCCGTTTTTCGTCTATCTGCTGGTATGGCGAAAGGATCGATTGGCATGA
- the cobO gene encoding cob(I)yrinic acid a,c-diamide adenosyltransferase, with the protein MWHLRERPEMTEQDNHTASMQRLKASVDRRIEAAQEEKGLLIVHTGAGKGKTTAALGMALRVLGHGRKVAVVQFIKGAIDTAEERMLRSFGERVTFLRMGEGYTWETQDRERDTRFAQEAWAKACEFLLDPSYAMVILDEFNIVLRHGYADLDQVLPRLLSRPSMQHVVITGRGAPQELIEAADLVTEMKQVKHPFRKGIKAQAGVEF; encoded by the coding sequence ATGTGGCACCTGCGCGAACGGCCTGAGATGACGGAGCAGGACAACCATACGGCCAGCATGCAGCGCCTGAAGGCTTCGGTGGACCGTCGTATTGAAGCGGCACAGGAAGAGAAGGGCTTGCTGATCGTCCATACCGGCGCGGGGAAGGGCAAGACCACTGCCGCGCTTGGCATGGCACTGCGTGTGCTCGGCCATGGGAGGAAGGTGGCGGTCGTGCAGTTCATCAAAGGCGCCATCGACACGGCAGAGGAACGCATGCTCCGGTCATTCGGCGAGCGTGTGACGTTTCTTCGCATGGGCGAGGGGTATACGTGGGAAACACAGGATCGCGAGCGCGATACGAGATTTGCCCAGGAGGCCTGGGCCAAGGCGTGTGAGTTCTTGCTGGATCCTTCCTATGCAATGGTGATTCTCGATGAATTCAACATTGTGCTCCGGCACGGGTACGCCGATCTCGACCAGGTGCTGCCGCGCTTGTTATCGCGTCCTTCTATGCAACATGTGGTCATCACCGGCCGAGGGGCTCCGCAAGAATTGATAGAAGCGGCAGACCTGGTCACGGAAATGAAGCAAGTGAAACATCCCTTTCGGAAAGGGATCAAAGCTCAGGCGGGGGTGGAGTTTTGA
- a CDS encoding SemiSWEET transporter, whose translation MDVVTLVGLLAGTLTTIAFIPQLQQTWRTRSAQDVSLGMLLTFVTGVFLWLVYGLLLGALPIILANLVTLVLTLAILILKLRYRS comes from the coding sequence ATGGATGTGGTCACGCTCGTGGGGTTGCTCGCCGGTACCCTCACCACGATTGCCTTTATCCCCCAACTCCAGCAGACTTGGCGTACCCGCTCCGCGCAGGACGTGTCCTTGGGCATGTTGCTCACTTTTGTGACCGGGGTCTTTCTCTGGTTGGTGTACGGCTTGCTTCTCGGCGCCCTTCCCATCATCCTCGCGAACCTCGTCACGCTTGTCTTAACTCTCGCCATTCTCATCCTCAAACTTCGGTACCGCTCGTAG
- the rpmB gene encoding 50S ribosomal protein L28: MAFACDLCGKKHQTGNNVSHANNRTKRVFNPNLQRVKALVNGSALRIRVCTRCLRSGLVKKAV; the protein is encoded by the coding sequence GTGGCATTTGCTTGTGATCTTTGTGGGAAGAAACACCAAACCGGTAACAACGTCAGCCACGCGAACAATAGGACGAAGCGCGTCTTCAATCCCAACTTGCAACGCGTGAAAGCACTCGTCAACGGCTCAGCCTTACGCATTCGCGTGTGCACCCGCTGCCTGCGTTCCGGCCTGGTCAAAAAAGCCGTCTGA
- a CDS encoding cob(I)yrinic acid a,c-diamide adenosyltransferase, which translates to MRITKVYTRTGDAGQTRLAGGQQVWKDCLRVEAYGTVDELNASVGLVRAMNAEGGSASPASAQLEADLRWIQNKLFDVGSLLATAPGQTFPNMPKVTDGDVTKLEEMIDRCQEELAPLKEFILPGGGKVSATLHQARTICRRAERDCIRLSREEDVSVVLNKYLNRLSDALFVMARWVAKTQGEPEFLWQRETDAPGK; encoded by the coding sequence ATGCGAATTACCAAGGTATATACCAGGACCGGTGATGCAGGGCAGACCCGGTTGGCCGGGGGACAGCAGGTGTGGAAGGACTGCCTGCGAGTCGAAGCCTATGGCACGGTCGATGAGCTGAATGCGTCGGTGGGGTTGGTGCGGGCGATGAACGCCGAGGGAGGAAGCGCGTCTCCCGCCTCCGCGCAACTCGAGGCTGATCTGCGTTGGATTCAGAATAAGTTATTCGATGTCGGGAGTCTGCTCGCGACCGCTCCGGGCCAGACCTTTCCCAACATGCCGAAGGTGACCGATGGCGATGTGACCAAGCTCGAAGAGATGATCGATCGATGCCAGGAGGAGTTGGCCCCGCTCAAGGAATTTATCCTGCCCGGCGGTGGCAAAGTTTCGGCCACGCTGCATCAAGCGCGAACCATCTGTCGGCGGGCCGAGCGCGATTGCATCCGGCTGAGCCGGGAAGAGGACGTCTCAGTAGTGCTCAACAAGTATCTGAACCGATTGAGTGATGCCCTGTTTGTCATGGCGCGCTGGGTCGCGAAGACGCAGGGGGAACCGGAATTTTTGTGGCAGCGTGAGACCGATGCCCCCGGCAAGTAA
- a CDS encoding ABC transporter ATP-binding protein — protein sequence MTWIDHTAQTLAGDLESGPVVHHAYAVRGVHFRYGASRPQGEPWVLRDVTLEVAQGEILGIVGPNGSGKTSLLKLLAKLAVPQEGEIALFGRPLRSLSHELVAQSVAVVPQDSPQMFPFTVAETVLMGRFPHRRRSGWSLGFGWEDREDCQSASQAMATMDIAHLAGCAVTDLSGGERQRTMIARALAQAPIVLLLDEPTAFLDLQHQLGICSTLRRLCDERGLTVVIVSHDLNLASQYCDRVAMLRAGQVRMVGAPAEVMSVEVLREVYGCEVLIDAHPQSGLPRITLPRQGMSFKG from the coding sequence ATGACGTGGATCGACCACACCGCTCAGACTCTGGCTGGAGACCTAGAGTCAGGTCCGGTGGTGCACCATGCCTATGCGGTTCGCGGGGTGCATTTCCGTTACGGAGCCTCGCGTCCACAGGGAGAGCCCTGGGTGCTTCGAGATGTGACGCTGGAAGTCGCACAAGGCGAGATCCTGGGCATCGTCGGGCCGAATGGGTCCGGCAAAACCTCGTTGCTGAAACTATTGGCGAAATTGGCTGTGCCACAGGAAGGGGAGATCGCCCTGTTCGGACGACCGTTGCGCAGCCTCTCTCACGAGCTGGTGGCGCAGTCCGTCGCGGTGGTTCCGCAGGACAGCCCGCAGATGTTTCCGTTCACGGTCGCAGAGACGGTCTTGATGGGGCGATTTCCCCACCGACGGCGGTCGGGATGGAGCCTGGGCTTCGGCTGGGAAGATCGAGAGGATTGTCAGTCGGCGTCGCAGGCCATGGCCACGATGGACATTGCGCATCTCGCCGGGTGCGCCGTCACCGATCTGTCCGGAGGAGAACGTCAGCGCACTATGATTGCGCGGGCATTGGCGCAAGCGCCCATAGTGTTGTTGCTCGATGAGCCGACGGCATTTCTGGATCTACAGCACCAGTTGGGCATTTGTTCGACCCTGCGCCGACTCTGTGACGAGCGCGGGTTGACGGTGGTGATCGTGTCGCACGATCTGAACCTTGCCAGTCAGTATTGCGATCGAGTGGCCATGTTGAGGGCGGGGCAGGTGCGGATGGTCGGCGCTCCCGCCGAGGTCATGTCGGTCGAAGTGCTGCGGGAGGTATATGGCTGCGAGGTCTTGATCGATGCGCATCCGCAGTCGGGATTGCCTCGGATCACGTTGCCGAGGCAAGGGATGTCGTTCAAAGGGTGA